The Erythrolamprus reginae isolate rEryReg1 chromosome 6, rEryReg1.hap1, whole genome shotgun sequence DNA segment ATTTTGTGCAGGAAAAAAAGCACAAGAAAAACTACAAAGTATATTAATACAAAAGTAAGTTCACAGTTATTTTGGCCTTAAAGTAATTTATGTGAATACATTCGTTCATTACTGTAAATCAGGCTTTTTCTTAACAAGTGCAGGAAAAAGTGTGCATCTGTCAGTCACATTCAAGCACCCTGCAAGTTTGCTTTGAAGTTACAAATGTAGCTTGATTAAACCAGTCTCAGTGGACTATGATGCTTCTTGCTGCCCTTTCACCCACTCCCCATCAACACAGGCTAAATAGAACTCTTGGTAAAGAGTGTCTCCACTATTTAAGTGCTAGCCAAACCCCCTCCAAAGTTTTGGACTTTGGGTCACAGTTAAACTTGTTCATCTCTTcgatacattatatatatatattttcaacacTGGAATTAAAATGTTTGTATCTCCATAATTAGAATTCTAATCAAAATTGGTATTTACACAATTAGGGTATTCATGAAAGAGAAATATAGGTAATGGACAAATGCACAGGGGACATAGGTACCTATGGAACaatatttaacatattttctctttttaatgcaATCACTGGAGTTATTTTTCCTGTAATAAGCAGAGACTCTTTTCTTAGCTACCCCTATTACAGTAATGGGCTACATTAATCAGAGCTTTTGCTGGAGATTTCTAATCTTCTTTGAACAGAACTTGATGTTCTGCTCTGGTTGCCTTCATTTTTCCGCCATATAATAGGATCTTCTAGACTGCCAGGTGTCTTGAATAATGTTTCTTGAGTTGTTGGACGCATATTCTTAGGAGTTAGAGGAGTTGTAGAAGGCTATACATAAAATGAGGGAGTACAATTTAATACAGATTTTATATATCATCTCATGCCTACTCAACCAAATTTTTaatattgtaagaaaaaaaattagcATTGTAAGAAATGCTCCATCCCATACTAATGAATGCAATGCCAATTTGCTAGACTTGAAACAATGGAACAAAATTCTTACTAGATAAATTGATTTGAGAGACCATACTCTGGTGGTAGAACATCTTCAAAACGCTATTTGAAGCTCTTGTGTTACTGATATAAACATTTCCACTTGACAATTGCAGAAGGCCACAGTGCTTGGACCCACCAATATATTATGACATCCTAGATTCTTGGAAAGAACTACATCCATATGAAGCCCAATACCACCCAAAGAACTGGCAGCTATGATTTCAGTATTGTAATTAGATAACGATGCAGggttaaaaatgccaaatcctatCTAAACATGTATCTGATTGTGCaatcaaccataataataatgtaaGACTGTCCCCAGTGGACATATATACACTGCAGAATGCATGGATCTAAAAATAAACTATTTCAAATATACACAACTAGAACTTAGAAGTTTGGTCTTCATATGAGTAATCACCTGAACTGAGCCTTGTAATCAAAAACATGTTTACAACATAACAAAAGGGTACTTAGCCATAACCTTATGAATAGGTGGCAGATATGTACCAATTTTGGAAATAATAGTATCTAgcttaaatagaattaaatagaatctTGTGAATGTTTCCTCCTTGCTTTATAACAATAATCCCCCTACTTACCTGTGGTAAATTGAGAAGGGTGACTGGATGTCCCATGCAAATTGATGAGTCTGTTTTAACGGAGTTGCAAGCAGATCCAAGGAGAGGATTCAGATGTACAGCTGAAGGAAATTGCTGGTGCGATTCCAGTGTAGGTAACTGTGATGAATTTGGAGTTAGCACGGTAGGGGTCCCAATGAACACAGGAGTTGTAGAAGTCAAGCTAGGCATACTAAAATTCACACAAGTGACATTTGGGAAAGAGGCAGAAGGTGAAGAATGAAGTTGGCTTGTTCCTGCTGAGGAATAGATAAGAGGGAATGGTGCCAATGCAGTAGGTGGAACCATCATACAGGGGACATTAAGTGAAGACAAGCGGCTTGAAGGTAAGTTGGCAGGAGCAGGGGCTTGATTGGTAGGAAACAGGAAATTTAAACCATTTAatcctaaaataaaagaaagaaagaaagataccaAATGCAGCAAAATCCTGTCTCCTCAAGGTTAAAGACAAAATAGCAACGACCTGTAAAATTTCACATTCAACATGTTGAGCTCAAAATACCCTTTGAACTTCACTGAATATCACTGGATGTGTTTGAGCCTTCTCAGAAATAACATAGAGCTTCAGGCATGATTGTATCAGAATTAGAACACTCCTGGAAGCATTACGCTGAAATTTATCAAGATATTCAGTTAGATATCTGCCATATTATGTATCTATCAGGGctttcatcattttttaaaagggcTGATGGTATTTTATTGAAAAATCGCTCTAGGAACTCATGGCTGttgtgaaaaatatattttatctaaATGCCAAGTTAACATGCATGTTTTTAGTTTAGCCCTTACCAGCTGCAGGCTGTACGTAGAGATACTGTGGTAAAAAAGATGGTTTTCTATTTTCCTGAGAGGTTTGTTCCTTTTCTTTcaagttttcttttacatttttatcCTTATGCGATTCTTCATGGTCCTGGGTTTCTGTTACGACAGTTTCCAGAATTTCAGAAGTCCCTGATTTGAACTGAAAGCCTTTCTTGTGGTCAGGAGAGCTGCAGTTACTGTCTGAAGAAGACTTTGCATCCGCTGGCTGAATGGTTttctaaaaacaaaaacacaaaacaaCCTCATCTTGGGGTATACAGTACATTATTGTGTGAGACTCTGCCACCAATACTCCGGATCTAGTTGTGAAAGATTAAACTGTTCCTTTTGGAGTCTTTCTCCTTAACTTAAGAAAACTTTTATAGCGCTGGACCAGCAGCAATTAATTCACAGAACTTGCGGAAAGGAGTAAGAGCCAATATTCGCTTTCTAAATAAAAAACCAGCAAGATAGTCACCATAAAAAGACAACCGTGTGATATACGAGGGAGATGGAATATACTATTTCAGAAATATAACAGCTATTCTTTTGGATGACTCCATGAAATAGTTTTCTACAGATTCTGAATTTCTCTCACCTTGGATACTACTAATGAAATGGGACCATCGCTCTGCTCCAGGCTTTGTCTTTTGGCTACAGGTACCTCTTCAGATGGAGCTGCAGTGGGAGGTACACAGTTGTGGGAATTCCGCTTGCGAAAGTTAACTGGAGATTTTGAGGTTTCTAATGAACTGGGGGAAATATGCCCTTCTGCGTCTTCACTTCTTTTTTCTGGAAAATTTTCCCGTGGATGACTTTCATGAAATTTTCCACACAACATATAAAGGGATGGAGATGGCAAGTAAACAAAAGGTTGCCTGGGGAGTGCATTGGCTTCCCCAGACTCAGTTTTGGAAGCTGATACAGCAGAAGATGGTATACTTTGACTACTTATTCCATTTGGTAAAGACCGATGTGATGCGTCTGAATTGGTCTTTTCAGGAAAGCAAGGGAAGACATTGGCACAATAGTCTGAATCTTCTGGAACAGGAAAAACCGAGAAGGAAGAAATGATGCTCAGATTTCTTGCTGCTTCAATATTTCTATTAGAAAGATGGAGGAAAATTGAAATATGTTTGAATATTAGTAGCTTGGGTTGGTGGTTAGGCTGTTGGTCTAAtatttgcaaccaaattgccaagctcgGAGCTCAAACCAACAGCCTAAATGAAGGAAAATAATTAGACCACATTACAAGATTCCCATTCTAACATCATCTTTGTCAACCAGCTTTGGGTGCAACCCAAATATCTAGAAGTTTAGATaaatgagactatttcatttaGTTTATGATGGAAAGAAGGTATAAGGGACTGAGAGATTCAGATAAGTAGCATTTAAGCAACAGAATTAGGTCTGAAAAGGGCCTCTGGTAAATTGCAGACACAATGTGAATTAATATACTTACCAGTAGAACAAATCAATTCTTTCACACAATGGTTAATCACCCTACTTAAAAATATCTCATTCATGTATATTACATCTTTATGTAATTAACATGGTTTCTATATATCATATAGTTAGAAGTAAAATATTCAgtgatttcatttcattctaaAGACACTTTATATTATGATATATAGCTACAGTACTCCAATGCTTCATCAAACACAGACATCTGCCCTTTCCATAGTAGTAACTATAAACAAGTTTAAAAcagaacattatttttttataagACATCAGATTTGAATTTCTATGTACCTTTTGTTATCTTCCAAATTCTGGCAGCAAACAGATGCTAGGTTTATCATTTTGGAACTGTAATCATCTAAGGAAAATCagaaaatcaaatcaattatCAATGTATGACCATAATACAGTTTTATATCTATCAGTTATGTagctatcatctctatctattaaTCTCATCTCATCTAAGCCTTTTTTTAGATAAACATAGGGAAAATGTAAgtggaaagtcaggaaaaaaactTCACAATCTCTGGTGAGCTCTGTCCCTAAGGATCTGGAAtacaacattttatatatattttcaaaacaCTTGTTTACAATGTGGCATTCAAGAATGCTTCCGCATTTGATTCTCCTGACTTTTTGTAATTTAGGAAAATGTTTTAATTGAAGAAATTTCAGGTTCctgatctattttattttcatgaATGTCTCTGGGTCCCAAATAGTTGTGTAAACATGTTTACAAAATAGAAATAGTAGTTGACCAAATATATCCAGTAACATGAAAAAAGGACAGAGGTAAACAAAGATAAGATATAACATTGCAAAAGGAGAGAACTTAACTATTAATAATCTTAAGGTAGCATATATCTGGTTATGTTACTCAGGTCAGACTTTTTGGAATCAACCAAGTATTTTATGACTTGCCCATAAAATGCCCTCCCTGAAAATTTTTATTTGTCCATGAAGACTCTAAACTTGCAGATCATAATTTTAATGTTTATGTCAATCTTATTGTAATTTTCTATCCTTCTTTTGAAATGTCAAGATTCAATTTCTAGATAGTTTCTGCCCCTTTTCACAATCATCACTCCATTTCTAGATCAGTATTCCTTATTCATTgatcaaatttgtatgctgctaTAATCTGCAAATATAGATGTATTGTTCCTTTATCTGATCCTTCTATTATAATTTTGTTCATTCAAAATAATATACTAAGGAATTAAAATGTTAAGTTTAGGTTTACTAAATATCTAAAGAAAATTATCCATACAGTTTATTAGTTaactagtacagtgtttcccaaccttttttgagccgcggcacattattcatgttttcaaaattctggggaacactgaaggggggggcgggggggctaaagaaaagtttggacaaaaaaaatatctcttcctccatttcactctatttctccctccctctttctctctctcgcttccttccttcccttctttctctccatctctctttctttctttcttcctctcttttttgctctctttctctctccctccttccctccctctatgtctttccctctccttccttcccccctttctttctctctctctcttgctttctttccctctctttctcttgctttctttctctcattctctctcccctcctttttctctctctctctttctctctcgttcaccacgccagcaacagagagaaaaagaaagagcgagagagagccggagagagagtggaatgcgcagcagccatcagcctcctcgccctcccagacgtccccagcgcccggcctcgcgccgcctcccattagcctggccgaaagccacacagtcccggactcccggatcgctcgcttctccggccagcgcggcgctttcctgggcagatggctttgctgaccggagaagcgagcgatccgggagtccgggactgtgtggctttgcgccatgaagagaaaacggcagcagggaaaagtcggccattttctcttcatggcgcaaagccacacagtcccggactcccggatcgctcgcttctccggccagcgcggcggtttcctgggcagatggctttgctgaccggagaagtgagcgatccgggagtccaggactgtgtggctttgcgccatgaagagaaaacggcagcagggaaaagtcggccattttctcttcatggcgcaaagccacacagtcccggactcccggattgctcgccccaaggcaggaggcggcggcggaggagagtgggcggatcgggcgggcaatggggcagggcggagaagccaggggcgcgtttggccggaggcaccgtggggaggcaggggcagggaggtgcggcagtaggtgcctccggccaaacgcgcccctggcttctccgccctgccccattgcccgcccgatccgcccactctccccCACCGCCTCTcgctgcggcacacctgacggtgtctcgcggcacactagtgtgccgcggcacaccggttgggaaacgctcaACTAGTACATGTAGTTCTTAGGATACTCTAACAGGGTTTGAGACAATCCAAGCAAATTACAAATTACAGCGTGAAATACACATTTCAGTGGCTTTGTTCATTTCAAAATATCACATATCTATGGTTGTTATACTCCTGAAAATTCATATAATACTGCACAATATGCTGTATCTTGATTTGGTacttttatgaaataaatatatagtATTGCTCTTGAAGTTGCTCTGTGCTTTGTTGATGCTTAAAGTAGCTTACTGCAGAAACAATATATACTTTTCCTACCTCCAAGTTCAGCAGTAGGAAAGGATTGTTGATATTTGTCATGTCATACTCACTACCAAAGGAATGAACAATCAATAGGTAGATCATTCTGTAGCATTCGGAATAAACGTTCCATTTCTATTGCTCAGGCTCATTGTATCTAACTTCAGTGGAGATTTTGTATTCTAAGGTATGTAAAATAATCCAGTTTTCTCTAAGGTCTGCACCTTGTGAAGAGACAGTCATTATCCAAAGTTCTAGTCCTGCTAGCTGTCTGATCTTGGGTCAGTCATTCTCTCAGCCATAGGAAGGACATGGCAAACTACTGCCAAAGTCTTGCCAAGAAAATAACAACTAAACAAACTTGTCAAGGAAGTCATGAGGAATCAAAACTAATTTGAAGGCCCAAATAAATAACATTATAGCTAAGAATGAAAATCAATCAATAGTGGGGTTCAGTGTTCTTTGAACTTGGATGTTTGCTTTCAGACATTTCATTGCCTAGCTAGAGAACATAAGATTATTATATTGTCTAGTGAGATGTCTGCAAACAACCAACCAAGTTCAGATAGCACTAAGGGCTCcaaagttcaaccctgagctacaaattttgttattaccgtatttttcagagtataagaaacacACACTCTTaggccccaaaagaggctgaaaatttgggtgtgtcttctactctgaatgtagcttccggtttgcaggattttttaaattcttactctctttgaagaagtttttttcccagccctaagtctatgCAGGATTGTTTCCATTTCTAATCCctctgaagatttttttcagccctaaccaggtaataaaataatgtgccgaagctgaccagactaaggatgctagccagatgtatacctggtaggtagatcccccccccccaattttccttcCCCGAAagaggtgcttcttatactctaaaaaatacggtaattgataGTCTAATTTTAGTTTATAGACCAACCGTGTTAcacaaaaacaagcacacaaacaTTTAGCTATTAATTGAAAGCTATTAGAAGAGCTAAAACGCTTGTCCCAATATTTACCTTGTCTCTCTTTGTGTGGGCTGCTTGGTTCAGAACTAACTTTCCTCTTGACCATTTCAGAAGGCTGAGAAATGCTAAAAGAAGCATGGCGTGACAGTCGGTCTTTCCTATTAGAGCAAGCTTGATGTGGAATACGGGTTGGTCTTGTCACTTCAGTAAGAGTAGCACAAGTTCGACCTTCCATTTTTATATCACCTGAACAAATACACTCATGTTAAACTGATTACTCAAAGGACAACTTACTTTACTATttactagaccaggggtaggcaaagttggctcttctgtgacatcccagaattcctgagctagcatgattggctcaggaattctggga contains these protein-coding regions:
- the E2F7 gene encoding transcription factor E2F7 — translated: MSRNMELNCLTLKDLISPRHGKIDYINEDGDSAQKENIFDRPRMTPKTPMKNEPIDLSKQKTCTPERSPITPVKLTDRPLADPWTPTANLKMLISAASPDMRDREKKKELFRPIENNEFSDAFPDSSQCDTADDGTADEYEKQRPSRKQKSLGLLCQKFLARYPSYPLSAEKTTISLDEVAFSLGVERRRIYDIVNVLESLDLVSRVAKNQYCWHGRHSLSHTLKKLQEIGELQKYEELMTSFQQKELDFECRFGEHKKESFVDFQERQLLDFSESDCPSASANSRKDKSLRIMSQKFVMLFLVSKTKIVTLDIAAKILIEESQDTADHSKFKTKVRRLYDIANVLTSLGLIKKVHVTEERGRKPAFKWIGPVEFTGNNGDIKMEGRTCATLTEVTRPTRIPHQACSNRKDRLSRHASFSISQPSEMVKRKVSSEPSSPHKERQDDYSSKMINLASVCCQNLEDNKRNIEAARNLSIISSFSVFPVPEDSDYCANVFPCFPEKTNSDASHRSLPNGISSQSIPSSAVSASKTESGEANALPRQPFVYLPSPSLYMLCGKFHESHPRENFPEKRSEDAEGHISPSSLETSKSPVNFRKRNSHNCVPPTAAPSEEVPVAKRQSLEQSDGPISLVVSKKTIQPADAKSSSDSNCSSPDHKKGFQFKSGTSEILETVVTETQDHEESHKDKNVKENLKEKEQTSQENRKPSFLPQYLYVQPAAGLNGLNFLFPTNQAPAPANLPSSRLSSLNVPCMMVPPTALAPFPLIYSSAGTSQLHSSPSASFPNVTCVNFSMPSLTSTTPVFIGTPTVLTPNSSQLPTLESHQQFPSAVHLNPLLGSACNSVKTDSSICMGHPVTLLNLPQPSTTPLTPKNMRPTTQETLFKTPGSLEDPIIWRKNEGNQSRTSSSVQRRLEISSKSSD